Proteins from a single region of Novosphingobium sp. CECT 9465:
- the groL gene encoding chaperonin GroEL (60 kDa chaperone family; promotes refolding of misfolded polypeptides especially under stressful conditions; forms two stacked rings of heptamers to form a barrel-shaped 14mer; ends can be capped by GroES; misfolded proteins enter the barrel where they are refolded when GroES binds) — translation MAAKDVKFGRDARERILRGVDILADAVKVTLGPKGRNVVIDKSFGAPRITKDGVTVAKEIELKDKFENMGAQMLREVASKANDAAGDGTTTATVLAQAIVREGMTSVAAGMNPMDLKRGIDIAVLKVVENLKARSTPVTGSSEIAQVGIISANGDAEVGNKIAEAMEKVGKEGVITVEEAKGLEFELDVVEGMQFDRGYLSPYFITNPEKMTVELENPYILIHEKKLSSLQAMLPILEAVVQSGRPLLIIAEDIEGEALATLVVNKLRGGLKIAAVKAPGFGDRRKAMLGDIATLTAGEMISEDLGIKLETVTLGMLGQAKKVTIDKDNTTIVDGAGSADEIKGRVEQIRAQIEVTTSDYDREKLQERLAKLAGGVAVIKVGGATEVEVKERKDRVDDALHATRAAVEEGIVPGGGTALLYATKALEGLKGANDDQTKGIDIVRRAIQAPLRQIATNAGHDGAVVAGNLLRENDENQGFNASTDVYENLKAAGVIDPTKVVRTALQDAASVSGLLITTEAAISERPEDKPAMPPMGGGMGGMGGMDF, via the coding sequence ATGGCAGCCAAGGACGTAAAGTTCGGCCGTGACGCCCGCGAACGCATTCTGCGCGGCGTCGACATTCTCGCTGACGCCGTAAAGGTCACGCTCGGTCCCAAGGGCCGCAACGTGGTGATCGACAAGAGCTTCGGCGCACCCCGCATCACCAAGGACGGCGTCACCGTCGCCAAGGAAATCGAACTCAAGGACAAGTTCGAGAACATGGGCGCCCAGATGCTGCGCGAAGTGGCGTCGAAGGCCAACGACGCAGCTGGTGACGGCACCACCACCGCCACCGTTCTCGCGCAGGCCATCGTTCGCGAAGGCATGACCTCGGTCGCCGCCGGCATGAACCCGATGGACCTGAAGCGCGGCATCGATATCGCCGTCCTCAAGGTCGTCGAAAACCTCAAGGCGCGTTCGACCCCGGTTACCGGTTCTTCGGAAATCGCACAGGTCGGCATCATCTCGGCCAATGGCGATGCCGAAGTCGGCAACAAGATTGCCGAAGCGATGGAAAAGGTCGGCAAGGAAGGCGTCATCACCGTTGAAGAGGCCAAGGGCCTCGAATTCGAACTCGATGTCGTCGAAGGCATGCAGTTCGATCGCGGTTACCTCTCGCCCTACTTCATCACCAACCCGGAAAAGATGACGGTCGAGCTGGAAAACCCGTACATCCTGATTCATGAGAAGAAGCTGTCCTCGCTCCAGGCGATGCTGCCGATCCTCGAAGCGGTTGTGCAGTCGGGCCGTCCGCTGCTGATCATCGCCGAAGACATCGAAGGCGAAGCGCTGGCTACCCTCGTCGTCAACAAGCTGCGTGGCGGCCTCAAGATCGCTGCCGTCAAGGCACCGGGCTTTGGCGATCGCCGTAAGGCGATGCTGGGCGATATCGCTACGCTGACCGCGGGCGAGATGATTTCCGAAGACCTCGGCATCAAGCTCGAAACCGTCACTCTCGGCATGCTCGGTCAGGCCAAGAAGGTCACGATCGACAAGGACAACACCACGATCGTCGATGGTGCCGGTTCGGCTGACGAGATCAAGGGCCGCGTCGAGCAGATCCGTGCGCAGATCGAAGTGACCACTTCGGACTACGACCGTGAAAAGCTTCAGGAACGCCTTGCCAAGCTTGCTGGCGGCGTTGCCGTGATCAAGGTCGGCGGTGCTACCGAAGTCGAAGTGAAGGAACGCAAGGACCGCGTCGACGACGCTCTCCACGCGACCCGCGCTGCGGTCGAAGAAGGCATCGTCCCCGGTGGCGGTACGGCCCTCCTTTACGCAACCAAGGCTCTCGAAGGTCTCAAGGGCGCGAACGACGATCAGACCAAGGGCATCGACATCGTGCGTCGCGCGATCCAGGCCCCGCTGCGCCAGATCGCCACGAACGCCGGCCATGACGGTGCGGTTGTCGCTGGCAACCTGCTGCGCGAAAACGACGAAAACCAGGGCTTCAACGCCTCGACCGACGTTTACGAAAACCTGAAGGCTGCCGGCGTGATCGATCCTACCAAGGTCGTCCGTACTGCGCTTCAGGATGCAGCATCGGTCTCCGGCCTGCTCATCACGACGGAAGCTGCCATCAGCGAACGTCCTGAAGACAAGCCCGCAATGCCGCCGATGGGTGGCGGAATGGGCGGCATGGGCGGTATGGACTTCTAA
- the groES gene encoding co-chaperone GroES, which yields MSFRPLHDRVLVRRVEAEEKTAGGIIIPDSAKEKPAEGEIVAVGTGARAENGTITPMDVKVGDRVLFGKWSGTEVKVGGEDLLIMKESDVLGVIG from the coding sequence ATGTCATTCCGTCCGTTGCACGATCGCGTGCTGGTACGCCGCGTCGAAGCCGAGGAAAAGACCGCTGGCGGGATCATCATTCCCGACAGCGCTAAGGAAAAGCCCGCTGAAGGCGAAATCGTTGCCGTTGGCACCGGTGCCCGTGCTGAAAACGGCACGATCACCCCGATGGACGTCAAGGTCGGTGACCGCGTCCTGTTCGGCAAGTGGTCCGGCACCGAAGTCAAGGTTGGCGGCGAAGACCTGCTGATCATGAAGGAATCGGATGTCCTCGGCGTGATCGGCTGA
- a CDS encoding MATE family efflux transporter encodes MFEKPPLRYTDELRAMLRLAAPLVGANLLQMAVFAVDVVFVARLGPEALAASSLSVSLFGLLMWSMTGLVGAASPLIAAELGSRAHAVREVRRTVRMAGWAGLLAAFVAMGICLMGGPLMRLTGQDPGVIARAVPFLAVLSLAAIPAVMSALLRTVVATLGRPGIGTAITGMAVAVNSLGNWMFVFGNLGAPELGLQGSAISSVITSTAMLLAFALVIRFDRRLHRYRLLGRWWKPEWKRFSDVLRIGLPICGTIIAEAGMFNGAAFVMGRIGEVELAAHTVALQFAAIAFQVPFGVGQAATIRVGLAFGARDNAAIALAGKVATQLGIGFMAISAAFMLAFPYQLLHLYIDPAAPENARMVTLALQYMVVAAAFQLFDGAQAVGASMLRGLQDTRVPMLIAIFGYWVPGVGTALVLGLNTSIGGLGVWIGLLVGLVFVAGLLHWRWSRRAGLGLLPA; translated from the coding sequence ATGTTTGAAAAGCCGCCCTTGCGTTATACCGATGAACTGCGCGCGATGCTCCGCCTCGCCGCACCGCTGGTTGGTGCAAATCTGCTGCAGATGGCGGTGTTTGCAGTCGATGTGGTGTTCGTCGCGCGCTTGGGGCCTGAGGCGCTGGCCGCCTCGTCACTCTCGGTATCGCTGTTCGGCCTGCTGATGTGGTCGATGACGGGGCTGGTCGGTGCGGCATCCCCGTTAATTGCCGCCGAACTCGGAAGTCGTGCCCACGCCGTGCGCGAAGTGCGGCGCACCGTTCGCATGGCAGGATGGGCCGGGCTGCTGGCGGCATTCGTGGCTATGGGAATCTGCCTGATGGGTGGTCCCCTGATGCGGCTCACCGGGCAGGATCCCGGTGTGATAGCCCGCGCTGTGCCCTTCCTTGCCGTGCTCAGCCTTGCGGCGATTCCGGCAGTGATGTCCGCGCTGTTGCGTACGGTCGTCGCCACGCTTGGCCGTCCGGGCATCGGCACCGCAATCACCGGCATGGCCGTAGCGGTCAATTCGCTCGGCAACTGGATGTTCGTGTTCGGCAATCTTGGTGCGCCCGAACTCGGCCTCCAGGGTTCGGCCATTTCGAGCGTGATCACCAGCACGGCCATGCTTCTCGCCTTTGCGCTGGTCATCCGCTTCGACCGCCGCCTCCACCGGTATCGCCTGCTGGGGCGCTGGTGGAAGCCCGAATGGAAGCGCTTTTCCGATGTGCTGCGCATCGGCCTGCCGATCTGCGGCACGATTATCGCCGAGGCCGGCATGTTCAACGGTGCGGCCTTCGTGATGGGTCGCATCGGCGAGGTTGAACTCGCCGCCCACACCGTGGCGCTGCAATTTGCTGCAATCGCGTTTCAGGTGCCGTTCGGCGTGGGCCAGGCCGCCACGATCCGCGTCGGACTCGCTTTCGGTGCGCGCGACAATGCTGCGATTGCGCTGGCAGGAAAGGTGGCTACCCAACTCGGCATCGGCTTCATGGCGATATCGGCCGCGTTCATGCTGGCGTTCCCCTACCAGTTGCTGCACCTCTACATCGATCCTGCCGCGCCGGAAAATGCGCGCATGGTCACTCTCGCCCTGCAATACATGGTCGTGGCCGCCGCTTTCCAGCTGTTCGACGGGGCACAGGCCGTGGGTGCCAGCATGCTGCGCGGGCTGCAGGATACGCGGGTGCCGATGCTGATCGCCATCTTCGGCTACTGGGTGCCCGGCGTCGGGACTGCCCTCGTGCTTGGCCTCAACACCTCCATCGGCGGGCTTGGCGTATGGATCGGGCTGCTGGTCGGACTGGTTTTCGTCGCGGGTCTGCTGCACTGGCGCTGGAGCCGCAGGGCCGGTCTGGGACTGCTCCCCGCTTGA
- a CDS encoding ATP-binding protein, whose protein sequence is MLTLVTAALGLGLALWSLRIMTRPLRELTDAADAIGQGQIVPVQERGPDDLRSLARSMNAMQARIAAMLEEQARSFEAISHDLRTPLSRVTIAADLIDDAEIAGLVRDSTMEMEAMLMSLQQYLRAQHLAAEPETVDLGLAVGDLLGGVFPGQARLTVAPDAIVQTYREPLLLVVRALVENAIHYAGLADVDVVPDAEGCWTITVEDTGPGIPEDQFERILAPFYRIDEARARDTAGFGLGIPTAHRLLQRFGGALSFARAESGGLRVTVSVPIAPAAA, encoded by the coding sequence GTGCTGACGCTGGTGACCGCCGCGCTGGGCCTTGGCCTTGCATTGTGGTCGCTACGGATCATGACGCGGCCCTTGCGTGAATTGACCGATGCGGCCGATGCGATCGGGCAGGGACAGATCGTGCCGGTGCAGGAACGCGGGCCTGACGATTTGCGCAGTCTTGCGCGTTCGATGAATGCCATGCAGGCGCGCATCGCCGCGATGCTGGAGGAACAGGCCCGGTCTTTCGAGGCGATCAGCCACGATCTGCGCACACCATTGTCGCGCGTAACCATCGCGGCGGACCTGATCGACGATGCCGAGATCGCGGGACTCGTGCGCGACAGCACCATGGAAATGGAAGCGATGCTCATGTCGCTCCAGCAATACCTGCGTGCGCAGCACCTTGCCGCCGAGCCGGAGACGGTCGACCTGGGGCTTGCGGTTGGCGATCTGCTGGGCGGTGTCTTTCCGGGGCAGGCCAGGCTGACGGTTGCGCCCGATGCCATTGTTCAGACCTATCGGGAGCCGCTGCTGCTGGTCGTGCGGGCGCTGGTAGAAAATGCCATTCACTATGCGGGGTTGGCCGATGTCGATGTCGTGCCGGACGCGGAAGGGTGCTGGACAATCACCGTCGAGGACACCGGTCCCGGTATTCCCGAAGACCAGTTCGAACGGATACTGGCACCATTCTATCGCATCGACGAAGCGCGGGCGCGTGATACGGCGGGATTTGGTCTGGGCATCCCGACCGCGCACCGGCTGTTGCAGCGGTTCGGTGGCGCGCTGTCGTTTGCCCGCGCTGAAAGCGGGGGTTTGCGGGTGACGGTATCCGTACCGATAGCGCCAGCGGCGGCATGA
- the rplL gene encoding 50S ribosomal protein L7/L12 — MADIANLVAELSKLTVLEAADLAKALEEAWGVSAAAAVAVAGPAAAPAEAAEEKTEFDVILTGDGGKKIQVIKEVRAITQLGLTEAKALVEAAPKAVKEGVSKAEAEDIKKKIEEAGGTVEIK; from the coding sequence ATGGCTGACATCGCCAATCTCGTTGCCGAACTGTCGAAGCTGACCGTTCTTGAAGCCGCTGACCTTGCCAAGGCTCTCGAAGAAGCATGGGGCGTTTCCGCCGCTGCTGCCGTTGCCGTTGCCGGTCCTGCTGCAGCTCCCGCTGAAGCTGCTGAAGAAAAGACCGAATTTGACGTGATCCTCACCGGCGACGGTGGCAAGAAGATCCAGGTCATCAAGGAAGTCCGCGCGATCACGCAGCTCGGCCTGACCGAAGCCAAGGCGCTTGTCGAAGCGGCTCCCAAGGCTGTCAAGGAAGGCGTGTCGAAGGCTGAAGCCGAAGACATCAAGAAGAAGATCGAAGAAGCCGGCGGCACCGTCGAAATCAAGTAA
- the rplJ gene encoding 50S ribosomal protein L10, with product MDRSQKAESVAFLNGVFSEAGAVVITRNLGMTVAQSTVLRNKIREAGATYKVAKNSLAKLAVAGTDYEGLGDFFTGPTAIAASVDPVAAAKAVVEFAKTTDKIEIVGGAMGSQVLNEAGVKALASMPSLDELRGTLIGLIQAPATKIAQLTTAPAAKLARVFGAYAKEAA from the coding sequence ATGGATCGTTCGCAGAAAGCCGAATCGGTCGCATTCCTTAACGGCGTCTTTTCCGAGGCCGGCGCGGTGGTCATCACCCGCAATCTCGGCATGACGGTGGCCCAGTCCACCGTCCTGCGCAACAAGATCCGTGAAGCGGGTGCCACCTACAAGGTTGCGAAGAACAGTCTTGCCAAGCTTGCCGTCGCGGGCACCGATTACGAAGGTCTGGGTGATTTCTTCACCGGGCCTACCGCAATCGCGGCGTCCGTCGATCCGGTTGCTGCCGCCAAGGCAGTGGTCGAGTTCGCCAAGACCACCGACAAGATCGAAATCGTCGGTGGTGCAATGGGTTCGCAGGTTCTCAACGAAGCCGGGGTCAAGGCGCTCGCCTCCATGCCCAGCCTCGATGAACTGCGCGGCACGCTCATCGGCCTCATCCAAGCTCCGGCCACGAAGATCGCCCAGCTCACGACTGCTCCGGCAGCCAAGCTGGCCCGCGTCTTCGGCGCCTACGCCAAGGAAGCCGCATAA
- a CDS encoding helix-turn-helix transcriptional regulator, translated as MPPETQSRIVVKLDDLLHARRMTLTELAERIDLTLANVSILKTGKAKAIRFSTLEAICRELDCQPGDVLGYDAEGADAR; from the coding sequence ATGCCGCCCGAAACCCAGTCCAGAATCGTCGTCAAGCTCGATGATCTGCTGCACGCCCGCCGCATGACGCTGACCGAACTGGCCGAGCGGATCGATCTCACGCTCGCCAATGTGTCCATTCTCAAGACCGGCAAGGCCAAGGCCATACGCTTCTCTACCCTTGAGGCGATCTGTCGCGAACTCGATTGCCAGCCCGGCGACGTGCTCGGATATGATGCAGAAGGCGCCGATGCCCGGTAA
- a CDS encoding DUF2975 domain-containing protein has protein sequence MSNFRTDPLLGIAKALLTFTMIVFVIGIISLGIGTVAIIVMNGLVTAKLLENGAPAQAFWAILLLLPLIAGLLMLSYRFAENLRAIVLTVEQGDPFIPDNAGRLRAMAWLALAMQLVSIPIAANASWIENAMEKSGDMQVTVDGSANGLLLALVLFILARVFKTGAKMREDLEGTV, from the coding sequence ATGTCCAATTTCCGTACAGACCCGCTGCTCGGCATTGCCAAGGCGCTGTTGACGTTCACCATGATCGTTTTCGTCATTGGCATCATCTCGCTGGGCATCGGCACCGTCGCGATCATCGTCATGAACGGCCTGGTCACCGCCAAGCTGCTTGAAAACGGTGCCCCCGCACAAGCCTTCTGGGCCATTCTGCTGCTGTTGCCGCTGATCGCCGGGCTGCTGATGCTGTCCTACCGCTTCGCCGAAAACCTGCGCGCCATCGTGCTTACCGTTGAACAGGGTGATCCATTCATTCCCGACAACGCAGGTCGCCTCAGGGCGATGGCATGGCTGGCGCTCGCCATGCAACTTGTCTCCATACCGATCGCTGCCAACGCATCATGGATCGAGAACGCGATGGAGAAGTCGGGCGACATGCAAGTCACTGTCGACGGCTCGGCCAACGGCCTGCTGCTCGCTCTCGTCCTGTTCATCCTTGCCCGCGTGTTCAAGACTGGCGCGAAAATGCGCGAAGACCTGGAAGGGACCGTGTGA
- the rpoB gene encoding DNA-directed RNA polymerase subunit beta → MATKAPSRPGVKKRIRKIFGDIHEVVQMPNLIEVQRESYEQFLRSDPATGYVSGLEKTLRSVFPIQDFAGTASLDIKERDGYVLEAPKYDVNECRQRGITYAAPMKVTLKLATFEVDAETETKSLIDIKEQDVYMGDIPLMTENGTFFINGTERVIVSQMHRSPGVLFDHDRGKTHSSGKYLFAARVIPYRGSWLDFEFDAKDIVNVRIDRKRKLPVTALLHALGLADDQILDFFYETVTWTRAESGWKVPFVLEQWRGTKPTFDIVDGKSGEIIFPAGQKISPRAANKAFKDGLEELLIPTEEIFGRYAAKDLIDESTGRIWIEAGDEVGPENLEVLDRVGVDRLELLDIDHITTGPWIRNTLKADKSPDRDHALADIYRVMRPGEPPTRETAEALFDGLFFDPDRYDLSAVGRVKLNMRLSLDCEDTVTTLRTDDILAVVKELVSLKDGKGEVDDIDNLGNRRVRSVGELLENQYRVGLLRMERAVKERMSSVDVSTVMPNDLINAKPAVAAVREFFGSSQLSQFMDQTNPLSEVTHKRRVSALGPGGLTRERAGFEVRDVHPTHYGRICPIETPEGPNIGLINSLSTFARVNKYGFIETPYRKVIDGKVTKDVVYLSAMEEQKHTVAQASAETNTDGSFVEELVSARQNGEFVMAPRDTVTLMDVSPKQLVSVAASLIPFLENDDANRALMGSNMQRQAVPLIKADAPFVGTGMEETVARDSGAAISALRSGIVDQVDATRIVIRASGDIEPGQSGVDIYRLQKFERSNQSTCINQRPLVKVGDLIEKGDIIADGPSTEFGELALGRNVLVAFMPWNGYNYEDSILISERIVKEDVFTSIHIEEFEVMARDTKLGPEDITRDIPNVGEEALRNLDEAGIVYIGAEVHPGDILVGKITPKGESPMTPEEKLLRAIFGEKASDVRDTSLRLPPGVAGTIVDVRVFNRHGIEIDDRTRAIQNEEIERLAKDREDERAILNRATFNRLNEMLLGQTIAAAPKGIKKGIEIDEQVLADVERFEWWKFAVADDARQSQLEAVKAQYDAAVKAIQEKFEDRKEKLERGDELAPGVLKMVKVFVAVKRKLQPGDKMAGRHGNKGIISRILPQEDMPFLEDGTPVDFVLNPLGVPSRMNVGQIFETHLGWAARGLGKRIGDALDAWREANPNPEAGQPPEAVRELLTEIYGSNYTAEIAARSDDQIIDFAQSVRLGVPMGSPVFDGAVEKDVTDMLRLAGLDESGQVTLFDGRTGESFDRKVTVGMKYVLKLHHLVDDKIHARSIGPYSLVTQQPLGGKAQFGGQRFGEMEVWALQAYGAAYTLQEMLTVKSDDVVGRTKVYEAIVKGDDTFEAGIPESFNVLVKEMRSLGLNVELSSLDNTDDDDFAQAAE, encoded by the coding sequence ATGGCTACAAAAGCTCCCAGCCGTCCTGGTGTGAAGAAGCGCATCCGCAAGATCTTCGGCGACATCCACGAAGTCGTGCAGATGCCGAACCTGATCGAGGTTCAGCGCGAATCATACGAGCAGTTCCTGCGGTCAGACCCGGCGACGGGCTATGTGTCGGGACTGGAAAAGACGCTGCGCTCGGTTTTTCCGATCCAGGATTTCGCCGGCACCGCCAGCCTCGATATCAAGGAGCGTGATGGGTACGTCCTCGAAGCGCCAAAGTATGACGTGAACGAATGCCGTCAGCGCGGCATCACGTATGCCGCGCCGATGAAGGTCACGCTCAAGCTCGCCACGTTCGAAGTGGACGCCGAGACCGAGACGAAGAGCCTCATCGATATCAAGGAGCAGGACGTCTACATGGGCGATATCCCGCTCATGACCGAGAACGGCACCTTCTTCATCAACGGCACCGAACGCGTGATCGTTTCGCAGATGCACCGTTCGCCGGGCGTTCTGTTCGACCATGATCGCGGCAAGACGCACTCTTCGGGCAAGTATCTGTTTGCCGCCCGCGTGATTCCTTACCGCGGTTCGTGGCTCGATTTCGAGTTCGACGCCAAGGACATCGTCAACGTCCGCATCGACCGCAAGCGCAAGCTGCCGGTCACCGCGCTGCTCCACGCGCTGGGCCTTGCCGACGACCAGATCCTCGACTTCTTCTACGAAACCGTCACCTGGACCCGCGCTGAATCGGGCTGGAAGGTTCCGTTCGTGCTCGAACAATGGCGCGGCACCAAGCCGACCTTCGACATCGTCGACGGAAAGTCGGGCGAGATCATCTTCCCCGCCGGGCAGAAGATTTCTCCGCGCGCCGCCAACAAGGCGTTCAAGGACGGTCTTGAAGAACTGCTGATCCCGACCGAGGAAATCTTCGGCCGTTATGCCGCCAAGGACCTGATTGACGAATCGACCGGTCGCATCTGGATCGAAGCAGGCGATGAAGTCGGGCCTGAGAACCTCGAAGTTCTCGACCGCGTCGGTGTCGATCGCCTCGAACTGCTCGATATCGATCACATCACCACGGGTCCATGGATCCGCAATACGCTCAAGGCCGACAAATCACCCGATCGCGATCACGCGCTGGCCGACATCTATCGCGTGATGCGCCCCGGCGAACCGCCGACGCGCGAGACCGCCGAAGCACTGTTCGACGGCCTGTTCTTCGATCCTGACCGTTACGACCTTTCGGCCGTGGGTCGCGTGAAGCTGAACATGCGCCTGAGCCTCGATTGCGAGGATACGGTTACCACCCTGCGCACCGACGATATTCTCGCCGTGGTCAAGGAACTGGTCAGCCTGAAGGACGGCAAGGGCGAAGTCGATGACATCGACAACCTCGGCAACCGCCGTGTGCGTTCGGTGGGCGAACTGCTGGAAAACCAGTACCGTGTCGGCCTGCTGCGCATGGAGCGCGCGGTCAAGGAGCGCATGTCTTCGGTTGACGTCTCCACCGTCATGCCGAACGACCTGATCAACGCCAAGCCTGCGGTTGCTGCCGTTCGTGAATTCTTCGGCTCCTCGCAGCTGTCGCAGTTCATGGACCAGACCAACCCGCTGTCCGAAGTGACGCACAAGCGTCGCGTGTCGGCGTTGGGGCCTGGCGGTCTCACGCGTGAACGCGCAGGCTTCGAAGTACGCGACGTTCACCCCACGCATTATGGCCGCATCTGCCCGATTGAAACGCCGGAAGGCCCGAACATCGGCCTGATCAACTCGCTTTCGACTTTCGCCCGCGTCAATAAGTACGGCTTCATCGAAACGCCGTACCGCAAGGTGATCGACGGCAAGGTGACCAAGGACGTGGTCTATCTGTCCGCCATGGAAGAGCAGAAGCACACGGTTGCACAGGCTTCGGCTGAAACCAACACGGACGGCTCGTTCGTCGAGGAACTCGTCTCGGCGCGTCAGAACGGCGAATTCGTGATGGCGCCGCGCGATACGGTCACGCTGATGGACGTTTCGCCAAAGCAGCTCGTCTCGGTCGCTGCATCGCTCATTCCGTTCCTGGAAAACGATGACGCCAACCGCGCGCTCATGGGTTCGAACATGCAGCGCCAGGCCGTGCCATTGATCAAAGCGGATGCACCGTTCGTCGGCACCGGCATGGAAGAAACGGTTGCGCGCGATTCGGGCGCAGCGATTTCGGCGCTGCGCTCCGGCATTGTCGACCAGGTTGACGCCACGCGTATCGTTATCCGCGCTTCGGGCGATATCGAACCCGGCCAATCGGGCGTCGATATCTATCGCCTGCAGAAGTTCGAACGCTCGAACCAGTCGACCTGCATCAACCAGCGTCCGCTGGTGAAGGTGGGTGATCTGATCGAGAAGGGCGACATCATCGCCGACGGTCCCTCGACCGAGTTCGGCGAACTGGCGCTGGGCCGCAACGTGCTCGTCGCGTTCATGCCGTGGAATGGCTACAACTACGAAGACTCGATCCTGATCAGCGAACGCATCGTCAAGGAAGACGTCTTCACCTCGATCCACATCGAGGAGTTCGAAGTCATGGCCCGCGATACCAAGCTTGGGCCTGAAGACATCACCCGCGACATTCCGAACGTCGGCGAGGAAGCCCTGCGCAACCTCGACGAAGCGGGCATCGTCTATATCGGCGCGGAAGTTCACCCCGGTGACATCCTCGTCGGCAAGATCACCCCCAAGGGTGAATCGCCGATGACGCCGGAAGAAAAGCTGCTGCGCGCGATCTTCGGTGAAAAGGCCTCGGACGTTCGCGATACCTCGCTGCGCCTGCCGCCGGGCGTTGCAGGCACGATCGTCGATGTGCGCGTGTTCAACCGCCACGGCATCGAGATCGACGACCGTACCCGCGCGATCCAGAACGAGGAAATCGAACGCCTCGCCAAGGACCGCGAGGACGAGCGCGCGATTCTCAACCGCGCCACCTTCAACCGCCTCAACGAAATGCTGCTTGGCCAGACGATCGCTGCCGCGCCCAAGGGCATCAAGAAGGGCATCGAGATCGACGAGCAGGTGCTGGCCGATGTCGAGCGCTTCGAATGGTGGAAGTTCGCCGTTGCCGACGACGCGCGCCAGAGCCAGCTTGAAGCGGTCAAGGCGCAGTACGACGCGGCGGTCAAGGCGATCCAGGAGAAGTTCGAGGATCGCAAGGAAAAGCTTGAGCGTGGTGACGAACTCGCTCCGGGCGTGTTGAAGATGGTCAAGGTCTTCGTGGCGGTGAAGCGCAAGCTGCAGCCGGGCGACAAGATGGCCGGCCGCCACGGCAACAAGGGCATCATCAGCCGCATCCTGCCGCAGGAAGACATGCCGTTCCTCGAAGACGGTACGCCGGTCGATTTCGTGCTCAACCCGCTGGGTGTGCCTTCGCGCATGAATGTGGGGCAGATCTTCGAAACGCACCTTGGCTGGGCCGCGCGCGGTCTGGGCAAGCGTATCGGCGATGCGCTGGATGCGTGGCGCGAAGCCAACCCGAACCCCGAAGCAGGGCAACCGCCCGAAGCGGTGCGTGAACTGCTCACGGAAATCTACGGCAGCAACTATACCGCCGAGATTGCCGCGCGCAGTGACGACCAGATAATCGACTTCGCCCAGTCGGTCCGTCTCGGCGTACCGATGGGTTCGCCGGTGTTCGACGGCGCGGTGGAAAAGGACGTGACCGACATGCTGCGTCTGGCCGGGCTGGATGAATCGGGTCAGGTCACGCTGTTCGACGGTCGCACCGGGGAATCGTTCGATCGCAAGGTTACCGTGGGCATGAAGTACGTGCTCAAGCTGCACCACCTTGTGGACGACAAGATCCACGCACGTTCGATCGGGCCGTACTCCCTCGTCACGCAGCAGCCGCTGGGTGGCAAGGCGCAGTTCGGTGGCCAGCGCTTCGGGGAAATGGAAGTCTGGGCGCTTCAGGCCTATGGCGCGGCTTACACGCTGCAGGAAATGCTGACGGTGAAGTCGGACGATGTCGTCGGACGTACCAAGGTCTACGAAGCCATCGTCAAGGGCGACGACACCTTCGAGGCCGGCATTCCCGAAAGCTTCAACGTGCTCGTCAAGGAAATGCGCTCGCTCGGCCTTAACGTCGAATTGTCTTCGCTGGATAACACCGACGACGACGATTTCGCGCAGGCTGCGGAATGA